A genomic region of Kribbella sp. NBC_00382 contains the following coding sequences:
- a CDS encoding ABC transporter permease: protein MLRKAPARTAQTAAVVRRKHKALVYALRLLLLLVILGGWELSVSLWLDPFFYSKPSLIWDKLVIWFTDGTAQGSIWAQIAVTLEEAAAGFVLGSLAGVVLGILLGRARLLAEVVSPYIQALNAVPRIVLAALFVIWFGLGMESKIATAFVLVFFPVFFNAFQGAREVDRNLVNNARILGAGRAQVLWSIVVPSSTSWILASLHTAFGFALIGAIVGEYTGATRGLGLLISTAQGSFDAAGIYAGMLITTVLALLAEVVLGLAERRLLRWRPPAQASFAAAI from the coding sequence GTGTTGCGTAAAGCCCCGGCCAGGACGGCCCAGACCGCCGCCGTCGTACGCCGTAAGCACAAAGCGCTCGTCTACGCGCTCAGACTCCTGTTGCTGCTGGTCATCCTCGGCGGCTGGGAACTGTCGGTCAGCCTGTGGCTCGATCCGTTCTTCTACTCCAAGCCCAGCCTGATCTGGGACAAGCTGGTCATCTGGTTCACCGACGGCACCGCGCAGGGCTCCATCTGGGCGCAGATCGCGGTCACCCTGGAGGAAGCGGCCGCGGGCTTCGTCCTCGGCTCGCTGGCCGGCGTCGTACTCGGCATCCTGCTCGGCCGCGCCCGGCTGCTCGCCGAGGTGGTGTCGCCTTATATCCAGGCGCTCAACGCCGTACCGCGGATCGTGCTGGCCGCGCTGTTCGTGATTTGGTTCGGGCTCGGGATGGAGTCCAAGATCGCGACCGCGTTCGTGCTGGTGTTCTTCCCGGTGTTCTTCAACGCCTTCCAGGGCGCTCGCGAGGTCGATCGGAACCTGGTGAACAACGCGCGCATCCTGGGCGCCGGCCGGGCCCAGGTGCTCTGGTCGATCGTCGTACCGAGCTCGACCTCGTGGATCCTGGCGTCGCTGCACACCGCCTTCGGGTTCGCGCTGATCGGCGCCATCGTCGGTGAGTACACCGGCGCCACCCGGGGCCTGGGCCTGCTGATCAGCACCGCCCAGGGCTCCTTCGACGCAGCCGGCATCTATGCCGGAATGCTCATCACCACCGTGCTCGCTCTGCTGGCCGAGGTCGTCCTGGGCCTGGCCGAACGGCGGCTGCTGCGCTGGCGACCTCCCGCCCAGGCATCCTTCGCCGCCGCCATCTGA
- a CDS encoding response regulator: MIGVLVVEDDFRVAQVHALFVAQVIGLEVVGVAHTAADALRLAAELKPDLVLLDSYLPDRPGIELATDLTADIFMVTADSSATSVRAAFAAGALNYLIKPFSSEQLTSRLRAYVRYRTLLGGQLEELSQQAIDRAVDALHDADRPPTPKGQSPVTARLVTSALRKAGEPRTAADLAAQLGISRATAQRYLAALADDGRAVLSLRYGSTGRPEHQYHWASR; the protein is encoded by the coding sequence ATGATCGGCGTACTGGTGGTGGAGGACGACTTCCGCGTCGCTCAGGTCCATGCACTGTTCGTTGCCCAGGTCATCGGTCTTGAGGTTGTCGGCGTTGCCCACACCGCGGCCGACGCGCTGCGGCTGGCCGCCGAGCTCAAGCCCGACCTCGTGCTGCTGGACAGCTATCTGCCCGACCGGCCGGGGATCGAGCTCGCGACGGACCTGACGGCCGACATCTTCATGGTCACCGCGGATTCGTCGGCAACCTCAGTTCGGGCCGCCTTCGCTGCGGGTGCACTGAACTACTTGATCAAGCCGTTCAGCTCCGAGCAACTGACCTCGCGCCTGCGTGCGTACGTCCGCTACCGCACCCTGCTGGGCGGTCAACTGGAGGAATTGAGCCAGCAGGCTATCGACCGAGCGGTGGACGCCCTGCACGACGCCGACCGCCCGCCGACACCGAAGGGCCAGTCGCCGGTCACTGCCCGGCTGGTGACGAGCGCCCTGCGGAAGGCCGGTGAGCCGCGGACCGCTGCTGACCTGGCGGCGCAACTCGGAATCTCCCGGGCGACTGCCCAGCGCTATCTGGCCGCACTGGCCGACGACGGCCGCGCAGTACTGAGTCTGCGCTACGGATCGACCGGACGCCCAGAACATCAGTACCACTGGGCATCACGCTGA
- a CDS encoding TetR family transcriptional regulator has protein sequence MRANRTLTEQARRAQIVTAAIEVIARDGAAQASFKSIAQEAGLSSTGMISYHFAGKQELIAEVGREILERFGEFVLARTSGVEEPAAILRGFVEANVEFLRTHRSHAATLIRIKSDLAPVELALSDQAALAAVLQQGQTDGVLRDFDPQLMAVMILSIRDGLVRQFDLDPALDLDAAAAEFTALVDLATRKA, from the coding sequence ATGCGAGCAAATCGGACTCTGACCGAGCAGGCGCGGCGGGCGCAGATCGTGACCGCGGCGATCGAGGTGATCGCGCGCGACGGGGCAGCGCAGGCGTCGTTCAAGTCGATCGCACAGGAAGCCGGGCTGAGTAGTACGGGGATGATCTCGTACCACTTCGCCGGCAAGCAGGAGCTGATCGCGGAGGTCGGCCGGGAGATCCTCGAGCGGTTCGGCGAGTTCGTCCTGGCCCGGACGAGCGGCGTCGAGGAGCCCGCTGCGATCCTCCGCGGTTTCGTCGAGGCCAACGTCGAGTTCCTCCGAACCCACCGCAGCCACGCCGCCACGCTGATCCGGATCAAGAGCGACCTCGCCCCGGTTGAACTGGCCCTCTCCGACCAGGCCGCCCTCGCCGCTGTCCTCCAGCAGGGACAGACCGACGGCGTACTACGAGACTTCGACCCCCAGTTGATGGCCGTGATGATCCTGTCGATCCGCGACGGCCTGGTCCGCCAGTTCGACCTCGACCCCGCCCTCGACCTCGACGCGGCAGCCGCGGAGTTCACCGCACTGGTCGACCTCGCGACCAGGAAGGCGTGA
- a CDS encoding ABC transporter ATP-binding protein, whose protein sequence is MTYLVDIDHATKRFLTSAGTAHTAVQDITLQVSAGEFVAVVGPTGCGKSTTLSLVSGLEPPSEGTVEVNGQPVRGIPDGVGYMFQADAMLPWRTVLANVASGPLWRGKPKEQADAAARDWVARVGLAGFEDYYMHQLSGGMRKRVALAQTLVNEPSILLMDEPFSALDVQTRALMQNELLDLWSGTSAAVIFVTHDLEEAITLADRVVVMTASPARIKDAFPIELERPRNVEEIRMTPEFIAIYREVWSSLSAEVAIARQTGATRVA, encoded by the coding sequence ATGACCTATCTGGTCGACATCGACCATGCGACCAAGCGGTTCCTGACCAGCGCGGGGACCGCCCACACCGCAGTACAGGACATCACCCTGCAGGTTAGCGCCGGGGAGTTCGTGGCCGTCGTCGGGCCGACCGGGTGTGGCAAGTCCACCACCTTGTCACTGGTCTCCGGGCTGGAGCCGCCGTCCGAGGGCACCGTCGAGGTCAACGGACAGCCGGTACGCGGCATCCCGGACGGTGTCGGGTACATGTTCCAGGCCGACGCGATGCTGCCCTGGCGGACCGTACTGGCAAACGTTGCCTCCGGCCCCCTTTGGCGAGGCAAACCGAAGGAGCAGGCTGACGCGGCGGCCCGGGACTGGGTCGCCCGGGTCGGGCTGGCCGGCTTCGAGGACTACTACATGCACCAGCTGTCCGGCGGCATGCGCAAGCGGGTGGCGCTGGCTCAGACCCTCGTCAACGAGCCGTCGATCCTGCTGATGGACGAGCCGTTCTCGGCGCTGGACGTGCAGACCCGGGCGCTGATGCAGAACGAGCTGCTCGACCTGTGGTCGGGGACCAGCGCCGCGGTCATCTTCGTCACCCACGACCTGGAGGAAGCGATCACGCTGGCCGACCGGGTCGTGGTGATGACCGCCAGTCCGGCCCGGATCAAGGACGCCTTCCCGATCGAACTCGAGCGGCCCCGCAACGTCGAGGAGATCCGGATGACGCCCGAGTTCATCGCGATCTACCGCGAGGTGTGGAGTTCGCTGTCCGCCGAGGTCGCGATCGCCCGCCAGACAGGAGCCACCCGTGTTGCGTAA
- a CDS encoding succinate dehydrogenase/fumarate reductase iron-sulfur subunit — protein sequence MSYLAKFRVWRGDAESGDLKDYEVEVNEGEVVLDVIHRLQATQTPDLAVRWNCKAGKCGSCSAEINGMPKLMCMCRMNTFEEGETVTVTPMRTFPVIKDLVTDVSFNYQKAREVPAFSPPADLKPGEYRMQQVDVERSQEFRKCIECFLCQDTCHVIRDHEENKESFSGPRFLMRIAELDMHPLDSADRQKAAQDQHGLGFCNITKCCTEVCPEHIKITDNALIPMKERVADRKYDPIVWLGNKIRRRDS from the coding sequence ATGAGCTACCTGGCGAAGTTCCGGGTCTGGCGTGGGGACGCCGAGAGCGGGGACCTCAAGGACTACGAGGTCGAGGTGAACGAGGGCGAGGTCGTCCTCGACGTCATCCACCGGCTGCAGGCGACCCAGACCCCGGATCTGGCGGTCCGCTGGAACTGCAAGGCCGGCAAGTGCGGCTCCTGCAGCGCCGAGATCAACGGCATGCCGAAGCTGATGTGCATGTGCCGGATGAACACGTTCGAGGAGGGTGAGACCGTCACGGTCACCCCGATGCGGACGTTCCCGGTGATCAAGGACCTGGTCACGGACGTCTCCTTCAACTACCAGAAGGCGCGCGAGGTACCGGCGTTCTCTCCCCCGGCCGACCTGAAGCCGGGCGAGTACCGGATGCAGCAGGTCGACGTGGAGCGCTCGCAGGAGTTCCGCAAGTGCATCGAGTGCTTCCTGTGCCAGGACACCTGCCACGTGATCCGGGACCACGAGGAGAACAAGGAGTCCTTCTCCGGTCCGCGTTTCCTGATGCGGATCGCCGAGCTGGACATGCACCCGCTGGACTCCGCGGACCGCCAGAAGGCGGCCCAGGACCAGCACGGCCTCGGCTTCTGCAACATCACCAAGTGCTGCACCGAGGTCTGCCCCGAGCACATCAAGATCACCGACAACGCCCTCATCCCGATGAAGGAACGCGTCGCCGATCGCAAGTACGACCCGATCGTCTGGCTCGGCAACAAGATCCGCCGCCGCGACAGCTGA
- a CDS encoding ABC transporter substrate-binding protein yields MKIRVLALPALAAVLVLTGCQTQNKSGTSSGSGSSSDKVTIMVGGAAKVIYMPAKLTEQLGYFKDQGLNVELVDTPAGVTAETALLANQAQGVVGFYDHTIDMQAKGKCLQSVVQFANVPGEVEMVSKAQAGTIKTPADFKGRKLGVTSAGSSTDFLTQYLAGNAGVSTADYTTVKAGADSTFIAAMNSGGIDAGMTTDPTVARLTKTGEGQILLDLRTEEGTKAALGGLYPASSLYMSCDYVASHKDVVQKLANAFVKTLGFITSNDAATIAAKMPADYAGTDKDLYVKSITDSKGMFNATGVMDAKGAENALAVLGKFSPAVKPKKDTIDITKTYTTEFATAAKS; encoded by the coding sequence GTGAAGATCCGTGTACTCGCCCTCCCAGCACTGGCCGCTGTCCTCGTCCTGACCGGCTGTCAGACCCAGAACAAATCCGGTACTTCGTCCGGCTCGGGCTCCTCGTCCGACAAGGTCACCATCATGGTCGGTGGCGCTGCCAAGGTGATCTACATGCCGGCCAAGCTGACCGAACAGCTCGGCTACTTCAAGGATCAGGGGCTCAACGTCGAGCTCGTCGACACCCCGGCCGGCGTCACGGCCGAGACGGCGCTGCTGGCCAATCAGGCCCAGGGCGTCGTCGGGTTCTACGACCACACGATCGACATGCAGGCCAAGGGCAAGTGCCTGCAGAGCGTCGTCCAGTTCGCGAACGTGCCGGGGGAGGTGGAGATGGTGTCCAAGGCTCAGGCCGGCACGATCAAGACCCCCGCGGACTTCAAGGGCCGCAAGCTCGGCGTGACGAGTGCCGGGTCCTCGACGGACTTCCTGACCCAGTACCTGGCGGGCAACGCCGGAGTCAGTACCGCGGACTACACGACGGTGAAGGCGGGAGCCGACTCGACCTTCATCGCCGCGATGAACTCGGGTGGCATCGACGCCGGCATGACGACGGACCCGACGGTGGCCAGGCTGACCAAGACGGGTGAAGGGCAGATCCTGCTCGACCTGCGGACCGAGGAGGGGACGAAGGCGGCGCTGGGTGGGCTGTATCCGGCCAGCTCGCTCTACATGTCCTGCGATTATGTTGCCTCGCACAAGGACGTCGTACAGAAGCTCGCGAACGCCTTCGTGAAGACGCTCGGCTTCATAACCAGCAACGACGCCGCCACCATCGCGGCGAAGATGCCGGCCGACTACGCGGGCACCGACAAGGACCTGTACGTCAAGTCGATCACCGACTCCAAGGGCATGTTCAACGCCACCGGCGTGATGGACGCCAAGGGCGCCGAGAACGCGCTGGCCGTGCTCGGCAAGTTCTCGCCGGCGGTCAAGCCGAAGAAGGACACCATCGACATCACCAAGACCTACACCACCGAGTTCGCCACCGCCGCCAAGAGCTGA
- a CDS encoding ABC1 kinase family protein encodes MDVALVGLVNIGIFMFLFVPVSQRLLGVRFGFGRLAVGAALTLAIAGPLATALSGPQPWTGSNGAAFALLALTALCSMLAGLIFLVLAEALVPTGSLPRARDLRRDLTGRIARTRRYLQILRIAIKHGLGPYLRGRRRPGHENAAGQADLARSLRLALDEAGVTFVKLGQVLSTRSDVIPASVALELSRLQDQVSPAPWDQIEAVLTEELGAPPQQVFADFSTEPLAAASVAQVYTARLDGVPVVVKVQRPGIASVVERDLDIVQRLARLLERNTDWGKSMGVRSLATGFADAMREELDFTVEAGNMASVAAGKSVVGNRDIVVPELYPKYSTRRVLTMQRLDGIGLGGAAKSIAERGLDAARLAKVLFECLLGQVAIDGVFHADPHPGNFLLLTDGRIGMLDLGSVGRLDPSTREALQRFLLAVDHGDPVAATDALLEIVYRPDVIDEQSLERAVGQFMARHLGAGAAIGPAMFNDLFKIITTHELGVPPEVAAVFRALATVEGTIARIFPAFDLVAASRSFAAAHVTDRLAPDALRRTATEELATLLPMLRRLPRRIDRIAAAAESGRLGLNVRLFADERDRRHLTGLLHQALLAVLGATAGLMAVLLLGTPGGPKVTDTVTLYQLFAYNLLVICAVLVLRVLVLVFRLPDSRS; translated from the coding sequence ATGGACGTGGCGTTGGTCGGCCTGGTCAATATCGGGATCTTCATGTTCTTGTTCGTGCCGGTGTCGCAACGGTTGCTGGGGGTGCGGTTCGGGTTCGGGCGGCTGGCGGTCGGGGCCGCGCTGACGCTGGCCATCGCCGGGCCGCTGGCGACCGCGCTCTCAGGACCGCAACCGTGGACCGGGTCGAACGGGGCCGCGTTTGCCTTGCTGGCTTTGACGGCGCTGTGTTCGATGCTTGCCGGACTCATCTTTCTCGTCCTCGCCGAGGCGCTGGTACCGACCGGATCGTTGCCCAGGGCCCGTGACCTCCGCCGGGACCTGACCGGCCGGATCGCACGCACCCGGCGGTACCTGCAGATCCTCCGGATCGCGATCAAGCACGGCCTCGGCCCATACCTGCGTGGCCGCCGCCGACCCGGTCACGAGAACGCAGCCGGGCAGGCGGATCTGGCCCGATCGCTCCGGCTCGCGCTCGACGAGGCCGGCGTCACCTTTGTGAAGCTCGGCCAGGTGCTGTCCACCCGCAGCGACGTGATCCCGGCCTCGGTCGCGCTCGAGCTCAGCCGATTGCAGGACCAGGTCTCCCCCGCGCCATGGGATCAGATCGAGGCCGTACTCACTGAGGAACTCGGTGCACCACCCCAGCAGGTGTTCGCCGACTTCTCCACCGAGCCGCTTGCCGCCGCATCGGTGGCTCAGGTCTACACGGCCCGGCTGGACGGTGTACCGGTCGTCGTGAAGGTGCAGCGTCCCGGGATCGCGTCGGTCGTCGAGCGAGATCTGGACATCGTGCAGCGGTTGGCCCGGTTGCTCGAGCGCAACACCGACTGGGGCAAGTCGATGGGCGTGCGTTCCCTCGCGACCGGGTTCGCCGATGCGATGCGCGAGGAACTCGACTTCACGGTCGAGGCAGGCAATATGGCCAGCGTCGCGGCCGGTAAGTCGGTGGTGGGCAACCGCGACATCGTCGTACCGGAGTTGTATCCGAAGTACTCCACCCGCCGTGTGCTGACCATGCAGCGCCTCGACGGGATCGGCCTCGGTGGCGCCGCCAAGTCGATCGCGGAGCGCGGGCTGGACGCCGCCCGGCTGGCGAAGGTGCTGTTCGAGTGTCTGCTCGGCCAGGTCGCGATCGATGGCGTCTTCCACGCGGATCCGCATCCGGGCAACTTCCTGCTGCTCACCGACGGCCGGATCGGCATGCTCGACCTGGGCTCGGTCGGGCGGCTCGATCCGTCCACGCGCGAGGCGTTGCAGCGGTTCCTGCTCGCCGTCGACCACGGCGATCCGGTGGCCGCGACCGATGCGCTGCTGGAGATCGTCTACCGGCCGGACGTGATCGACGAGCAGAGCCTGGAGCGCGCGGTCGGGCAGTTCATGGCCCGGCACCTGGGCGCCGGCGCGGCGATCGGGCCGGCGATGTTCAACGACCTGTTCAAGATCATCACCACACATGAGTTGGGTGTTCCGCCCGAGGTCGCCGCGGTCTTCCGAGCGCTGGCGACCGTCGAGGGCACGATCGCGCGGATCTTCCCTGCCTTCGACCTCGTTGCTGCCTCACGGTCGTTCGCCGCTGCCCACGTCACCGACCGGCTCGCACCCGACGCACTCCGCCGTACTGCCACCGAGGAGCTGGCCACGTTGCTGCCGATGCTCCGCAGGCTGCCGCGCCGGATCGACCGGATCGCGGCCGCCGCGGAGAGCGGTCGGCTCGGCCTCAACGTCCGCCTCTTCGCCGACGAACGCGACCGGCGGCACCTGACCGGTCTCCTCCACCAGGCGCTGCTGGCTGTCCTCGGCGCGACGGCGGGCCTGATGGCAGTACTCCTCCTCGGTACCCCGGGCGGCCCCAAGGTCACCGATACCGTGACGCTCTACCAACTCTTCGCCTACAACCTGCTGGTCATCTGCGCCGTTCTGGTGCTCCGGGTTCTCGTTCTGGTGTTCCGGCTGCCTGATTCCCGCAGTTGA
- a CDS encoding sensor histidine kinase has protein sequence MMARLRGMRFTRQLLLLQIGLVTLIVGIGFGLVAWLLDQSLEHQYEQRALNVARTVAAEQHLGDLVRDGDQPAVQQIAIAASRATGALFVVVTDARGIRLAHPTPDQIGKPVSTDPSGALSGQEVVNIERGTLGLSARGKVPVRDTSGAIVGEVSVGFDAADIRHALLDLIGATAPFAVGALALGVAGSTWLSRVLKRRTFGLEPADLADLVREREAVLHGVGEGVLAVDTDRRVTMCNDEAIRLLGRPIHAGTPLDDLQLPPRLRSVLDGDRADNILTVAGDRVLVANHRPVHRDGRDLGSVLTLRDRTDLEQLTSELDAVRSMTGALRAQRHEFANRMHTVLGLLQADAHADALEYLRSVTQFQEADAISESPAVRSATIRSFMAAKTARATELGVTLKLSEASWVQQRLVAPVEVVTVLGNLVDNALDAAHVSTRRPGGVEVDLLSDGTRLVISVANTGDGVSPEQTEAIFVEGISTRGTDRGLGLAIARQTARGLGGDITLANPGCDGSETVFVAQLPDVLEEAGA, from the coding sequence ATGATGGCTCGATTGCGCGGGATGCGCTTCACGCGGCAGCTCCTGCTGCTGCAGATCGGCCTGGTCACGTTGATCGTCGGCATCGGTTTCGGACTGGTCGCCTGGCTGCTCGACCAGAGCCTGGAGCACCAGTACGAGCAGCGCGCGCTCAATGTCGCCAGGACGGTCGCCGCCGAGCAGCACCTGGGCGACCTGGTCCGCGACGGCGACCAGCCCGCGGTCCAGCAGATCGCCATCGCCGCCTCCCGAGCCACCGGCGCGCTGTTCGTCGTGGTGACCGATGCGCGCGGCATCCGGCTGGCGCATCCGACGCCCGACCAGATCGGCAAGCCGGTCAGCACCGATCCGTCCGGGGCGCTGTCCGGGCAGGAGGTGGTCAACATCGAGCGCGGCACGCTCGGCCTGTCCGCGCGCGGCAAGGTCCCGGTCCGCGACACGTCGGGCGCGATCGTCGGCGAGGTCAGTGTCGGCTTCGACGCGGCCGACATCCGGCACGCCCTGCTGGACCTGATCGGCGCGACCGCTCCGTTCGCCGTCGGCGCCCTCGCGCTCGGGGTGGCCGGCTCGACCTGGCTGTCCCGGGTGCTGAAACGACGGACGTTCGGCCTCGAGCCCGCCGATCTGGCCGATCTGGTCCGCGAGCGGGAGGCGGTCCTGCACGGCGTCGGCGAGGGAGTCCTCGCGGTCGACACCGACCGCCGGGTGACGATGTGCAACGACGAGGCGATCCGGCTGCTGGGCCGCCCGATCCACGCCGGGACGCCGCTCGACGACCTGCAGCTTCCACCGCGGTTGAGATCCGTCCTGGACGGCGACCGGGCGGACAACATCCTCACCGTGGCCGGCGACCGGGTGCTGGTGGCTAACCACCGACCGGTTCACCGCGACGGCCGCGATCTGGGCAGCGTACTGACGCTGCGGGATCGTACCGACCTGGAGCAGCTGACGAGCGAGCTGGACGCGGTACGGAGCATGACCGGCGCTCTTCGCGCGCAGCGGCACGAGTTCGCCAATCGCATGCACACGGTCCTCGGATTGCTGCAGGCGGACGCGCACGCCGATGCGCTGGAGTATCTGCGCTCCGTGACCCAGTTCCAGGAGGCCGACGCGATCAGCGAGTCACCGGCCGTCCGGTCGGCGACGATCCGGTCGTTCATGGCGGCCAAGACCGCGCGGGCCACCGAGCTGGGCGTGACGCTGAAACTGTCCGAGGCCAGCTGGGTCCAGCAACGGCTGGTCGCACCGGTCGAGGTCGTCACGGTGCTCGGCAATCTCGTCGACAACGCCCTGGATGCGGCTCATGTCTCGACCCGGCGGCCGGGTGGCGTCGAGGTCGACCTGCTGTCCGACGGAACGCGGCTGGTCATCTCGGTGGCCAATACCGGCGACGGGGTCTCGCCCGAGCAGACCGAGGCGATCTTCGTCGAAGGCATCTCCACCCGCGGCACCGATCGCGGGCTCGGGCTGGCGATCGCCCGGCAGACAGCCCGTGGGCTCGGCGGCGACATCACCTTGGCGAATCCGGGCTGTGACGGCAGCGAGACGGTGTTCGTCGCGCAACTGCCCGACGTACTGGAGGAGGCCGGCGCATGA
- a CDS encoding MFS transporter codes for MSVTEVPTKPPRLFSGPHLPLVFGAVALVTLSAFENRAVGTALPTMVREFDALGLFGLASAAPNASYLVALAIAGQWSDRRGPIPTLRAGAIAFALAQLLVGTAQGMPMVVAGRLLSGLAEGLLDVGLMVLVARALPAVLRPRMFSLFAAMWILPSVVGPVLTGFVTEQVGWRWVFLGAVVLLVPSWFLLQPAMRLARRTPAPERSTEDAAELAAWRAAMPWAFAASVALFSMTLAGDHLERHHLLAGLTILVSLLVLGAAAVRVMPRGTFVLRRGFPSVVAVRGLTGAAFAGTGAYLPLLLTLRHDFSPSRAGITLSITGVSWAFGSWLQGREHGIQRVTVLRTGLTVMTVGLAGTSLLAWAGDVIWPGLIGWMISGIGMGLSSSSLSVLTLGLSDDSNSGRNVSAAQMAGTMSIATALAVSGTLLALNADAPGAWVFGAIITASSALALAALATAARIRLLE; via the coding sequence ATGTCTGTGACCGAGGTCCCCACGAAACCGCCGCGCCTGTTCAGCGGGCCGCATCTCCCCCTCGTCTTCGGCGCCGTCGCCCTGGTGACGCTGAGCGCGTTCGAGAACCGGGCGGTGGGGACCGCGTTGCCGACGATGGTCCGGGAGTTCGACGCGCTCGGCCTGTTCGGGCTGGCGAGTGCGGCGCCCAATGCGAGCTACCTGGTCGCGCTCGCGATTGCCGGCCAGTGGAGTGATCGTCGCGGGCCGATCCCGACCCTGCGGGCAGGCGCGATCGCGTTCGCCCTCGCCCAACTGCTCGTCGGTACTGCGCAAGGCATGCCGATGGTGGTGGCCGGGCGGTTGCTGAGCGGGCTGGCGGAAGGGCTGCTCGACGTCGGATTGATGGTGCTCGTCGCCAGGGCGCTTCCCGCCGTACTGCGGCCGCGGATGTTCTCGTTGTTCGCGGCGATGTGGATCCTGCCGTCGGTGGTCGGGCCGGTGCTGACCGGGTTCGTGACCGAGCAGGTTGGCTGGCGATGGGTCTTCCTCGGCGCGGTCGTCCTGCTCGTGCCGAGTTGGTTCCTGCTCCAGCCTGCGATGCGGCTCGCCAGGCGGACGCCCGCGCCTGAGCGCAGTACGGAGGATGCTGCGGAGTTGGCCGCGTGGCGGGCGGCCATGCCGTGGGCGTTCGCGGCGTCCGTCGCGCTCTTCTCGATGACGCTGGCGGGCGATCATCTCGAGCGGCACCATCTCCTTGCAGGGTTGACGATTCTGGTCAGTTTGCTGGTGCTCGGCGCTGCGGCGGTACGGGTGATGCCTCGCGGCACCTTCGTACTCCGTCGCGGGTTCCCGTCGGTGGTCGCCGTCCGCGGGCTGACCGGCGCGGCCTTCGCGGGCACTGGCGCCTACCTGCCCCTGCTCCTGACTTTGCGCCACGACTTCAGCCCGTCGCGCGCGGGCATCACGCTCTCGATCACCGGCGTCAGCTGGGCGTTCGGCTCTTGGCTGCAAGGCCGCGAGCACGGCATCCAGCGCGTGACGGTACTCCGAACAGGCCTGACCGTGATGACCGTCGGGCTGGCCGGCACCTCCCTCCTAGCGTGGGCGGGCGACGTCATCTGGCCCGGCCTGATCGGCTGGATGATCTCGGGCATCGGCATGGGCCTCAGCTCGTCCAGCCTCTCGGTGCTCACTCTCGGACTGTCGGACGACAGCAACTCCGGCCGCAACGTCAGCGCCGCCCAGATGGCCGGCACGATGAGCATCGCCACGGCTCTCGCGGTCAGCGGAACCCTGCTCGCCCTCAACGCCGACGCCCCCGGCGCCTGGGTCTTCGGCGCCATCATCACCGCCAGCTCCGCCCTCGCGCTGGCGGCGCTGGCCACCGCCGCCAGGATCCGTTTGCTTGAGTAA
- a CDS encoding deoxyribonuclease IV — MIGSHVAVGGGLVKVGLAEADEVGAEIIQLFAGNPRSWAPRAADPAADEAFRAACAERALPVVVHAPHLINLGAPSELVLSRSLAALELTLQRASDLGATAVVVHAGSSVTPGRRTTALAALPGLISPLVDRADPAVRLLIEPTAGAGESMASTIGSTIEYLGAVDDERVGLCLDTCHLHAAGEDLADPQLIDGLASAIELIHVNDSRDPRGSHRDRHESLDVGTIGLPTLAAFLAHPALVDVPVLVETPTHVRDVALLKNLRATRKVACSKYSA, encoded by the coding sequence GTGATCGGATCGCACGTGGCAGTCGGCGGTGGGCTGGTGAAGGTCGGGCTGGCGGAGGCGGACGAGGTCGGTGCCGAGATCATCCAGCTGTTCGCGGGCAACCCACGCAGTTGGGCGCCGCGAGCCGCCGACCCCGCCGCTGACGAGGCCTTCCGGGCCGCGTGTGCCGAGCGCGCGCTGCCGGTCGTGGTGCACGCCCCACACCTGATCAACCTCGGTGCTCCGTCGGAGTTGGTGCTGTCCCGTTCGCTGGCTGCCCTGGAGCTGACCCTGCAACGTGCGTCGGACCTCGGCGCCACCGCAGTCGTCGTCCACGCCGGGTCATCGGTCACCCCGGGACGGCGTACGACGGCCTTGGCTGCCCTGCCCGGGTTGATCAGCCCGCTCGTCGATCGGGCCGATCCGGCCGTCCGCCTGCTGATCGAGCCGACCGCGGGTGCGGGCGAATCGATGGCGTCGACCATCGGCAGCACGATCGAGTACCTCGGGGCCGTCGACGACGAGCGGGTCGGCCTCTGCCTGGACACTTGCCACCTGCATGCCGCCGGTGAGGATCTCGCCGATCCGCAGCTGATCGACGGTCTGGCGAGCGCGATCGAGCTGATCCACGTCAACGACAGCCGAGACCCTCGAGGCTCGCACCGGGACCGGCACGAATCCCTCGACGTCGGCACCATCGGGCTGCCGACACTGGCCGCCTTCCTCGCCCATCCGGCACTGGTGGACGTACCGGTTCTGGTGGAGACCCCGACCCACGTACGCGATGTTGCCCTGCTCAAGAACCTGCGCGCCACCCGAAAGGTTGCTTGTAGCAAGTACTCAGCGTGA